The Kryptolebias marmoratus isolate JLee-2015 linkage group LG18, ASM164957v2, whole genome shotgun sequence genome includes a region encoding these proteins:
- the cfap94 gene encoding dynein intermediate chain CFAP94, axonemal has protein sequence MREGFYGYLDAVGERAKMKGQKLTKAQKKQQREEERRLREEEEARLQAEREEQERLERERKQREVEKLELKALERREDELNELHHLLEERKTAAAKWKSDAAEAARWERYLHSDGVPNPNEQQEVNSFVTSWSDDPKLNITEVFQKCHIALQLVEELEGLFDESTDPQKIHIYQEALQLLQELIHSKINLACVEILKKANKNIDIKTGNMEAVVEDEMMTLCLWANLQKSPSFKGLNFEEVNLSFQLPKQLVLSDIAVRILHTRYDHLTLLSRMAHPRTHAARRRSPAGNKEDLKDSSVQEAEEDDGSQSQRAKEEVQSVQESEGRKSARSRRSRKSSAQPSDGRRSEIFTQMEALDASAKESIVLELTPTVCDVQVVDLMEYTPLGGVFCYDLFHLPPQDKKAGTWIIQQSLGSELEVFPYPTAQSSSEEPSLVGVSVTLPNSVVFCEPPHVARWDAQDKQWRMDGITDVSFEQAEAKVSFKAETFQPFVLMQKTYVNLPFQSWELRPLGQDSARLSVNGALFNLSITVKDDECMLQAEQERGLSHVAGRWMSMAALQRAMFNAGVNIFVDEYTDCYVSSLDKDPLVERAAYEQMALCAASCAFSPSKWNDECGAERLVLQACEHLDPGPVPEGSWSLYLLGAQRSQKLELSEDSPGFSSDHHPGSEFHSTFLHMLQDNTSPEGIAKARKSHYLFVHTVQNLLWATRPLVYSGTGRKNTSSVVE, from the exons ATGCGCGAAGGTTTCTATGGTTACCTGGACGCTGTCGGTGAAAGAGCCAAAATG AAGGGACAAAAGCTGACCAAAGCCCAGAAGAAGCAGcaaagggaggaggagaggaggctgCGAGAGGAAG AGGAAGCCCGGCTGCAGGCTGAAAGAGAGGAACAGGAGAGActggaaagagaaagaaagcagaGGGAGGTGGAGAAGCTGGAGCTGAAG GCTCTTGAGCGCAGAGAGGATGAGCTGAACGAACTGCACCACCtgctggaggagaggaagacTGCAGCAGCCAAATGGAAAAGTGATGCAGCAGAAGCAGCCAGG TGGGAAAGGTACTTGCACTCTGATGGTGTACCAAACCCAAACGAGCAGCAAGAGGTCAACTCATTTGTCACCTCGTGGAGCGACGACCCGAAGCTGAACATCACGGAGGTGTTCCAAAAATGCCACATCGCCCTGCAG CTGGTCGAGGAGCTGGAAGGTCTGTTCGACGAGTCCACGGATCCCCAAAAAATCCACATCTACCAGGAGGCGCTCCAACTTTTACAGGAGTTAATCCACTCCAAGATTAACCTGGCATGTGTGGAGATCCTCAAg aaggcaaataaaaacattgacatCAAGACAGGAAACATGGAGGCAGTGGTCGAAGACGAGATGATGACACTGTGTCTCTGGGCCAACCTCCAAAAGAGTCCAAG TTTCAAAGGTTTAAACTTCGAGGAGGTCAACCTGAGCTTTCAGCTCCCCAAGCAGCTGGTGTTGAGCGACATCGCCGTGCGGATCCTCCACACACGCTACGACCACCTGACGCTGCTGTCCAGGATGGCTCATCCGAGAACACACGCAGCCCGTCGCAG GTCTCCTGCAGGGAACAAGGAGGATCTGAAAGACTCATCGGTgcaggaggcggaggaggacgATGGCAGTCAGAGTCAGAGAGCGAAGGAGGAGGTGCAGTCCGTCCAGGAGTCCGAAGGGCGGAAG AGTGCACGCAGTCGGCGGTCAAGGAAAAGCAGCGCTCAGCCTTCAGACGGCAGGAGGAGCGAGATATTCACACAGATGGAAGCACTGGATG ccTCAGCCAAAGAATCGATCGTTCTCGAGCTAACACCGACGGTGTGTGACGTCCAGGTGGTGGATCTGATGGAATACACACCTCTGGGTGGAGTTTTCTGCTACGATCTGTTTCACCTTCCTCCTCAAGATAAAAAGGCAGGGACTTGGATAATTCAGCAG AGTTTGGGCTCAGAGCTGGAAGTGTTCCCGTACCCCACAGCCCAGAGCAGCTCAGAGGAGCCCAGCCTTGTTGGGGTGTCCGTGACTCTGCCCAACTCAGTGGTGTTCTGTGAACCCCCACACGTGGCTCGCTGGGATGCTCAAG ATAAGCAGTGGAGAATGGATGGCATCACTGACGTTTCCTTTGAGCAGGCTGAAGCCAAAGTCTCCTTCAAGGCGGAAACCTTCCAGCCGTTTGTGTTGATGCAGAAAACTTACGTCAACCTGCCCTTTCAGAGCTGGGAGCTGCGGCCGCTGGGCCAAGACTCGGCTCGTCTCTCCGTAAACGGGGCGCTCTTTAACCTCAGCATCACCGTCAAG GACGACGAGTGCATGCTGCAGGCGGAGCAGGAACGAGGCCTCTCCCACGTGGCGGGGAGGTGGATGAGCATGGCCGCCCTGCAGAGAGCCATGTTCAACGCCGGCGTCAACATCTTCGTCGATGAATACACGGACTGTTACGTCAGCAGCCTCGACAAG GACCCGCTGGTGGAGCGAGCTGCCTACGAACAGATGGCTCTCTGCGCCGCCTCCTGCGCTTTCTCGCCGAGCAAGTGGAACGACGAATGTGGAGCCGAGCGCCTCGTCCTGCAG GCGTGCGAGCACCTGGACCCCGGCCCGGTACCTGAAGGCTCTTGGAGTCTGTATCTGCTGGGAGCTCAGAGGAGTCAGAAACTGGAGCTCAGTGAGGACAGCCCCGGCTTCTCCTCGGACCACCATCCCGGCAGCGAGTTTCACTCCACCTTCCTCCACATGCTGCAGGATAACACCAGCCCCGAGGGGATCGCCAAGGCCAGAAAATCCCATTATTTGTTTGTCCACACGGTGCAGAACCTCCTCTGGGCCACCAGGCCCCTGGTTTATTCAGGAACTGGACGCAAGAACACATCTTCTGTTGTAGAATAG
- the lyrm5a gene encoding LYR motif-containing protein 5A, which produces MANPLRGEVIKLYKTLLYLGREYPKGPIYFRERLKSAFMKNKDVSDPEKIKQLVAKGDYVIKELEALYFLRKYRAMKKRYYEPEK; this is translated from the exons ATGGCAAACCCTTTACGGGGTGAGGTTATCAAGCTGTACAAAACT CTGCTGTATCTTGGCCGTGAGTACCCAAAGGGACCAATTTATTTCAGAGAGCGACTAAAGTCAGCTTTCATGAAGAACAAGGATGTGAGTGACCCTGAGAAAATCAAGCAGCTGGTGGCCAAAGGAGATTATGTCATCAAGGAGCTGGAGGCTCTTTATTTCCTGAGGAAATACAGAGCCATGAAGAAGCGCTATTAtgaacctgaaaaataa